In a genomic window of Cardiocondyla obscurior isolate alpha-2009 unplaced genomic scaffold, Cobs3.1 scaffold93_0_53609, whole genome shotgun sequence:
- the LOC139113020 gene encoding NAD(P)H-hydrate epimerase-like, translating to MLQLVSRTLKSQGVRRIQQPAIDESLAPRRKYGKMIKYLNQLEAINIDKELFEKYRFSVDQLMELAGQSCAVAISRSYPLSQNTQCKVLVCCGPGNNGGDGLVCARHLKHFGYSPEIYYPKRTSNELYGRLLHQCVENDIPVLENQRVEKAADSAFLQDYSIVVDALLGFSFKPPVREPFVRIIDMLKDTSVPICSVDIPSGWDVEKGPPADGGIKPQMLISLTAPKMCASKFDGRFHYLGGRFVPQKLELQYNLSLPKYTDTDLVVQLR from the coding sequence ATGTTACAACTCGTATCACGCACTCTGAAATCACAGGGCGTCAGGCGAATTCAGCAGCCGGCAATCGACGAGTCGTTGGCCCCAAGAAGGAAATACGGCaagatgataaaatatttgaatcaGTTGGAAGCTATTAACATTGACAAAGAACTGTTCGAGAAGTACAGATTCAGCGTCGACCAGTTGATGGAACTGGCGGGTCAGAGCTGCGCCGTTGCAATCTCCAGATCCTACCCATTGTCACAAAACACACAGTGCAAAGTGTTGGTGTGCTGCGGGCCTGGGAACAACGGTGGTGATGGCCTGGTTTGTGCACGTCACCTCAAGCATTTTGGATACTCACCGGAGATCTATTATCCGAAAAGGACGAGCAATGAGCTGTATGGAAGGCTGCTACATCAATGTGTCGAGAATGATATTCCTGTGCTGGAGAACCAACGTGTAGAGAAAGCGGCCGATTCCGCATTCCTGCAAGATTACTCGATTGTCGTGGACGCGCTCCTGGGATTCAGCTTCAAGCCGCCGGTGCGTGAGCCGTTTGTTCGTATCATCGACATGTTAAAAGACACGAGCGTGCCGATCTGTAGCGTCGATATACCATCGGGCTGGGATGTTGAAAAGGGCCCGCCGGCGGACGGTGGCATAAAACCGCAAATGTTGATATCTCTCACGGCGCCGAAGATGTGTGCCTCCAAGTTTGATGGGAGATTTCACTACTTGGGTGGAAGATTTGTGCCACAGAAACTGGAGTTGCAGTATAATCTCAGTTTACCAAAATACACCGACACTGATCTCGTCGTTCAGCTCCGCTAA